One stretch of Streptomyces hygroscopicus DNA includes these proteins:
- a CDS encoding histidine kinase — protein MESGAAARGTNTRAKGGRSRSNGTTEVDTAALNRLLTAMTAMRDGNFRKRLTVSGEGVMAEIAAVFNEVADRNLQLTGELTRVRRVVGREGKLTERLETGACEGQWAAAIDASNALVDDLVRPVSEVGRVLSAVAEGDLEQRMDLRAQGADGSGHPLRGEFLKVGRTVNGLVDQLSAFTDEVTRVASEVGTEGKLGGQARVRGMSGSWKDLTESVNTMASRLTAQVRDIALVTTAVAKGDLSRKVTVHVSGEMLELKETVNTMVDQLSSFASEVTRVAREVGTEGELGGQAKVPGVAGVWKDLTDSVNLMAGNLTAQVRGIAQVTTAVANGDLSQKVTVSARGEVAQLADTINTMTETLRTFADEVTRVASEVGAEGLLGGQAQVPGAAGTWKDLTDSVNTAFRNLTAQVRDIAQVTTAVANGDLSQKVTVDVAGEMLELKNTTNTMVDQLQSFGAEVTRVAREIGVEGELGGQAQVPGAAGTWKDLTDSVNTAFRNLTGQVRNIAQVTTAVANGDLSQKVTVDVSGEMLKLKNTVNTMVDQLSSFADQVTRMARDVGTEGRLGGQARVDGVSGVWKDLTDSVNSMAGNLTAQVRGIAQVTTAVARGDLSQKIEVDARGEILELKNTINTMVDQLSAFAEQVTRVAREVGTDGRLGGQAQVPGVAGVWRDLTDSVNGMAGNLTAQVRNIAQVATAVARGDLSQKIDVDARGEILELKNTLNTMVDQLSSFAEEVTRVAREVGTEGQLGGQAEVQGVSGTWKDLTQSVNSMANNLTSQVRSIAEVTTAVAKGDLSKKITVDAKGEILELVTTVNTMVDQLSSFAEQVTRVAREVGTEGQLGGQARVPGVTGIWKDLSNNVNLMANNLTIQVRNISQVSAAVANGDLTKKVTVEARGEVAALADTVNTMVTTLSSFADEVTRVAREVGTDGILGGQARVPGVSGTWKDLTESVNSMASNLTGQVRNIAMVTTAIAQGDLTKKIDIEARGEILELKTTINTMVDQLSSFADQVTRVAREVGTEGQLGGQARVRDVAGTWKDLTESVNEMAGNLTRQVRAIAEVATAVTRGDLNLKIDVDASGEIQVLQDHINTMIANLRETTLANKEQDWLKGNLARISGLMQGRRDLEDVARLIMSELTPVVSAQHGAFFLAVPPGEGTEVVADSTSDDGYELLLVGSYGYTLGLMPTRFKAGETLIGTVAEEKRPILVENVPPGYLKIASGLGEAAPAHVIVLPVLFEGQLLGVIELASFQPFAQIQKDFLNQIAEMIGTSVNTISVNTKTEVLLKQSQELTEQLRERSAELENRQKALQASNAELEEKSERLARQNRDIEVKNTEIEEARQVLEERAEQLAVSMRYKSEFLANMSHELRTPLNSLLILAKLLADNADGNLSPKQVEFAETIHGAGSDLLQLINDILDLSKVEAGKMDVSPTRIALVQLVDYVEATFRPLTAEKGLDFSVRVSPELPATLHTDEQRLLQVLRNLLSNAVKFTDSGAVELVIRPAGADVPHAIREQLLEHGALRDADADMIAFSVTDTGIGIAASKMRVIFEAFKQADGTTSRKYGGTGLGLSISREIARLLGGEIHAASEPGRGSTFTLYLPLHPSELPPQGYPQLAPSSSGPGPLALAALPSGVEETVEDGAGAEQEGAQDASDASSAARGRGGSGLFRRRQRTEQEASRADEGQSPPQAELSARSSARRPGRQSQAPEPWLLGGQDLVVPEPVSGFHGEKVLIVDDDIRNVFALTSVLEQHGLQVLYAENGREGIEVLEQHDDVVLVLMDIMMPEMDGYATTAAIRRMPQFAGLPIIALTAKAMKGDREKSIEAGASDYVTKPVDTDHLLTVMEHWMSTE, from the coding sequence GTGGAGTCTGGCGCAGCGGCGCGGGGCACGAATACGCGCGCGAAAGGCGGACGGTCCCGGAGCAATGGGACGACTGAAGTGGATACGGCGGCCCTGAACCGGCTGCTGACCGCGATGACGGCGATGCGGGACGGGAACTTCCGCAAACGGCTCACGGTCTCGGGCGAGGGCGTGATGGCCGAGATCGCCGCGGTTTTCAATGAGGTCGCGGATCGCAATCTGCAGCTCACCGGTGAGCTGACCCGGGTGCGGCGGGTGGTCGGCCGCGAGGGCAAGCTCACCGAGCGGCTGGAGACCGGCGCCTGTGAGGGCCAGTGGGCCGCGGCCATTGACGCGTCCAACGCCCTGGTGGACGATCTTGTGCGGCCGGTGTCCGAGGTGGGCCGGGTGCTGTCGGCGGTCGCCGAGGGCGATCTCGAGCAGCGCATGGACCTGCGGGCGCAGGGCGCCGATGGATCGGGGCATCCCCTGCGGGGCGAGTTCCTGAAGGTGGGGCGCACGGTCAACGGCCTGGTGGACCAGCTCTCCGCGTTCACCGACGAGGTGACGCGGGTCGCGAGTGAGGTCGGCACCGAGGGCAAGCTGGGCGGCCAGGCCCGAGTGCGTGGAATGTCGGGTTCGTGGAAGGACCTCACGGAGTCCGTCAACACGATGGCCTCCCGGCTCACCGCCCAGGTGCGTGATATCGCTCTCGTGACGACGGCGGTGGCCAAGGGTGATCTGTCCCGGAAGGTCACGGTTCATGTGTCCGGGGAGATGCTCGAGCTGAAGGAAACCGTCAACACGATGGTGGACCAGCTCTCCTCGTTCGCCTCCGAGGTGACCCGGGTCGCCCGTGAGGTGGGCACCGAGGGCGAGCTGGGCGGCCAGGCGAAGGTTCCGGGCGTCGCGGGCGTCTGGAAGGACCTGACCGATTCCGTCAACCTCATGGCGGGGAACCTGACCGCGCAGGTGCGCGGGATCGCCCAGGTCACCACGGCGGTCGCCAATGGTGATCTGTCGCAGAAGGTGACGGTGAGCGCACGCGGCGAGGTCGCGCAGCTGGCCGACACGATCAACACCATGACCGAGACGCTGCGCACCTTCGCCGACGAGGTCACGCGGGTGGCCAGCGAGGTCGGCGCCGAGGGGCTGCTGGGCGGTCAGGCGCAGGTGCCGGGTGCGGCGGGGACGTGGAAGGACCTCACCGATTCGGTGAACACCGCGTTCCGGAACCTCACCGCGCAGGTGCGGGACATCGCGCAGGTGACGACGGCGGTGGCGAACGGCGATCTGTCGCAGAAGGTCACTGTGGATGTGGCCGGCGAGATGCTGGAGCTGAAGAACACCACCAACACGATGGTCGACCAGCTGCAGTCCTTCGGCGCCGAGGTGACGCGGGTGGCCCGGGAGATCGGCGTCGAGGGCGAGCTGGGCGGCCAGGCGCAGGTGCCGGGTGCGGCGGGAACGTGGAAGGACCTCACCGATTCGGTGAACACGGCCTTCCGGAACCTCACCGGACAGGTGCGCAACATCGCCCAGGTGACGACGGCGGTGGCGAACGGCGATCTGTCGCAGAAGGTCACCGTCGATGTCTCCGGTGAGATGCTCAAGCTGAAGAACACCGTGAACACCATGGTGGACCAGTTGTCCTCGTTCGCCGACCAGGTCACCAGGATGGCGCGGGACGTGGGCACCGAGGGCCGGCTGGGCGGTCAGGCCCGGGTGGACGGGGTCAGCGGCGTCTGGAAGGACCTGACCGACTCCGTCAACTCCATGGCGGGGAACCTGACCGCGCAGGTGCGCGGTATCGCCCAGGTGACGACGGCGGTCGCGCGCGGTGATCTGTCGCAGAAGATCGAGGTGGACGCGCGCGGCGAGATCCTGGAGCTGAAGAACACCATCAACACGATGGTCGACCAGCTCTCCGCCTTCGCCGAGCAGGTGACCCGCGTGGCCCGCGAGGTGGGTACGGACGGCCGGCTGGGCGGTCAGGCGCAGGTGCCCGGTGTGGCGGGTGTGTGGCGCGATCTGACCGACTCGGTGAACGGTATGGCGGGCAATCTGACCGCCCAGGTGCGCAATATCGCGCAGGTTGCCACGGCGGTCGCGCGCGGTGACCTCTCCCAGAAGATCGACGTCGATGCGCGCGGCGAGATCCTGGAGCTCAAGAACACCCTGAACACGATGGTCGACCAGCTGTCGTCCTTCGCGGAGGAGGTCACCAGGGTCGCCCGTGAGGTGGGCACCGAGGGCCAGTTGGGCGGCCAGGCCGAGGTGCAGGGCGTCTCCGGTACGTGGAAGGACCTCACCCAGTCCGTCAACAGCATGGCCAACAACCTGACGTCCCAGGTGCGTTCGATCGCGGAGGTGACGACGGCGGTCGCCAAGGGCGATCTGTCGAAGAAGATCACCGTCGATGCCAAGGGCGAGATCCTGGAGCTGGTCACCACCGTGAACACGATGGTGGATCAGCTGTCGTCGTTCGCCGAGCAGGTGACCCGGGTGGCCCGTGAGGTGGGCACCGAGGGGCAGTTGGGCGGTCAGGCGCGGGTTCCGGGCGTGACCGGTATCTGGAAGGACCTGAGCAACAACGTCAACCTGATGGCCAACAACCTGACCATTCAGGTGCGGAACATCTCGCAGGTCTCGGCCGCGGTAGCCAACGGCGATCTGACGAAGAAGGTGACGGTCGAGGCGCGCGGCGAGGTCGCGGCGCTGGCCGACACCGTCAACACGATGGTGACGACGCTGTCCTCGTTCGCCGACGAGGTCACCCGCGTGGCCCGCGAGGTGGGCACGGACGGCATCCTGGGCGGCCAGGCGCGGGTGCCCGGCGTCTCGGGGACGTGGAAGGACCTCACCGAGTCCGTGAACTCGATGGCGTCCAACCTGACCGGACAGGTCCGCAACATCGCGATGGTCACCACGGCCATCGCCCAGGGTGATCTGACCAAGAAGATCGACATCGAGGCGCGTGGCGAGATCCTCGAGCTGAAGACGACCATCAACACGATGGTGGATCAGCTCTCGTCGTTCGCCGACCAGGTGACCCGGGTGGCCCGCGAGGTGGGCACCGAGGGCCAGCTGGGCGGCCAGGCGCGGGTGCGGGACGTGGCCGGCACCTGGAAGGACCTGACCGAGTCGGTGAACGAGATGGCCGGCAACCTGACTCGTCAGGTGCGCGCCATCGCCGAGGTCGCCACCGCGGTGACCCGCGGCGATCTCAACCTCAAGATCGATGTGGACGCCTCGGGCGAGATCCAGGTCCTCCAGGACCACATCAACACCATGATCGCCAACCTGCGCGAGACGACGCTCGCCAACAAGGAGCAGGACTGGCTCAAGGGCAACCTCGCCCGGATCTCCGGTCTCATGCAGGGACGGCGCGACCTGGAGGACGTCGCCCGGTTGATCATGAGCGAGCTGACCCCGGTGGTCTCCGCCCAGCACGGCGCGTTCTTCCTGGCCGTACCGCCGGGCGAGGGCACCGAGGTGGTCGCGGACAGCACCTCCGACGACGGCTACGAACTGCTGCTGGTCGGTTCCTACGGCTACACCCTCGGCTTGATGCCCACGCGCTTCAAGGCCGGTGAGACGCTGATCGGCACGGTCGCCGAGGAGAAGCGCCCGATCCTGGTGGAGAACGTGCCGCCGGGCTATCTCAAGATCGCCTCGGGGCTCGGCGAGGCGGCTCCGGCCCATGTGATCGTGTTGCCGGTGCTCTTCGAGGGGCAGCTGCTGGGCGTGATCGAGCTGGCCTCGTTCCAGCCCTTCGCCCAGATCCAGAAGGACTTCCTCAACCAGATCGCCGAGATGATCGGCACCAGCGTCAACACCATCAGCGTCAACACCAAGACCGAGGTGCTGCTGAAGCAGTCGCAGGAGCTGACCGAGCAGCTGCGCGAGCGGTCCGCCGAGCTGGAGAACCGGCAGAAGGCCCTCCAGGCGTCCAACGCGGAGCTGGAGGAGAAGTCCGAGCGGCTGGCCCGCCAGAACCGCGACATCGAGGTCAAGAACACCGAGATCGAGGAAGCCCGGCAGGTGCTCGAGGAGCGCGCCGAGCAGCTCGCCGTCTCGATGCGCTACAAGAGCGAGTTCCTGGCGAACATGTCGCATGAGCTGCGCACGCCGCTCAACTCGCTGCTGATCCTGGCCAAGCTGCTCGCCGACAACGCCGACGGCAATCTCTCGCCGAAGCAGGTGGAGTTCGCCGAGACCATCCACGGCGCGGGCTCGGACCTGCTGCAGCTGATCAACGACATCCTGGACCTGTCGAAGGTCGAGGCGGGCAAGATGGACGTCAGCCCGACCCGTATCGCCCTGGTCCAGCTCGTCGACTATGTGGAGGCCACCTTCCGGCCGCTGACCGCGGAGAAGGGCCTGGACTTCTCCGTAAGGGTGTCGCCGGAGCTTCCGGCGACGCTGCACACCGACGAGCAGCGGCTGCTGCAGGTGCTGCGCAACCTGCTGTCCAACGCGGTGAAGTTCACCGACAGCGGCGCCGTGGAGCTGGTCATCCGGCCGGCGGGCGCGGATGTGCCGCACGCCATCCGGGAGCAGCTGCTGGAGCACGGTGCCCTGCGCGACGCGGACGCCGACATGATCGCCTTCTCGGTCACCGACACCGGTATCGGCATCGCGGCCAGCAAGATGCGGGTGATCTTCGAGGCGTTCAAGCAGGCCGACGGCACCACCAGCCGGAAGTACGGCGGCACCGGGCTCGGCCTGTCCATCAGCCGGGAGATCGCCCGGCTGCTCGGCGGCGAGATCCACGCGGCCAGCGAACCGGGCCGCGGCTCGACCTTCACGCTCTATCTGCCGCTGCACCCCAGCGAGCTGCCGCCGCAGGGCTACCCGCAGCTCGCCCCGAGCAGCTCGGGGCCGGGCCCGCTGGCGCTCGCGGCGCTCCCCAGCGGCGTGGAGGAGACCGTGGAGGACGGGGCCGGGGCGGAGCAGGAGGGCGCACAGGACGCCTCCGACGCTTCCTCGGCGGCGCGTGGCCGTGGCGGCTCCGGGCTGTTCCGGCGGCGTCAGCGGACCGAGCAGGAGGCGTCGCGGGCCGACGAGGGGCAGTCGCCGCCGCAGGCGGAGCTGAGCGCCCGGTCGTCCGCCCGCCGCCCGGGACGGCAGTCGCAGGCTCCCGAGCCGTGGCTGCTGGGCGGCCAGGACCTGGTGGTGCCGGAGCCGGTGAGCGGCTTCCACGGCGAGAAGGTGCTGATCGTCGACGACGACATCCGTAATGTCTTCGCGCTGACCAGCGTGCTGGAGCAGCACGGGCTGCAGGTCCTGTACGCGGAGAACGGCCGGGAGGGCATCGAGGTCCTGGAGCAGCACGACGACGTCGTGCTCGTCCTGATGGACATCATGATGCCGGAGATGGACGGGTACGCCACGACGGCCGCGATCCGCAGGATGCCCCAGTTCGCCGGGCTGCCGATCATCGCTCTCACCGCGAAGGCGATGAAGGGCGACCGGGAGAAGAGCATCGAAGCGGGTGCGTCGGACTACGTCACCAAGCCGGTCGACACCGATCATCTCCTTACGGTGATGGAGCACTGGATGTCGACTGAGTGA
- a CDS encoding DegT/DnrJ/EryC1/StrS aminotransferase — protein sequence MPLMGTPTDELLHELTRARVRPGDEVIVPAYGTPEAAEAVLLAGARPVFVDIDAHTYCIDPAAVAEALTPRTAAIVAIHTFGHPADMGALTDLGQRHGVLVIGYGSAGEPAGEILRRQANAAYLDGKLRGVLTPPVAPGVEHTYQQYVVRVPGNGRPDRDAFARTLRSRGVVCHVPVQTPAHRTARFRRDLWLAETERAADECLALPVDPTMSRRELQRVVSACNALGGLLQSAA from the coding sequence GCCGCTCATGGGGACACCTACGGATGAGCTGCTGCATGAGTTGACCCGGGCGCGTGTGCGGCCGGGCGACGAGGTAATCGTGCCGGCCTACGGCACTCCTGAGGCCGCTGAAGCGGTGCTGCTGGCCGGTGCCAGGCCGGTGTTCGTGGACATCGACGCCCATACCTACTGCATAGACCCGGCTGCGGTGGCCGAGGCGCTGACGCCCCGGACCGCGGCCATCGTGGCCATTCACACCTTCGGACATCCCGCCGACATGGGGGCCCTCACCGACCTGGGCCAGCGGCACGGCGTGCTGGTGATCGGATACGGGTCGGCCGGTGAGCCCGCCGGGGAGATTCTGCGGCGGCAGGCCAACGCGGCCTATCTGGACGGAAAGTTGCGCGGAGTTCTCACGCCGCCGGTCGCGCCCGGCGTGGAACACACCTATCAGCAGTACGTCGTCAGGGTCCCCGGCAACGGCCGGCCGGACCGGGACGCCTTCGCCCGCACGCTGCGTTCTCGCGGCGTCGTATGCCATGTGCCCGTGCAGACACCCGCGCATCGCACCGCGCGCTTCCGGCGCGATCTGTGGCTCGCGGAGACCGAGCGGGCGGCCGATGAATGCCTGGCACTGCCCGTCGATCCGACCATGTCGCGGCGGGAGTTGCAGCGCGTGGTCTCGGCCTGCAACGCGCTGGGCGGGCTGTTGCAGTCTGCCGCCTGA
- a CDS encoding regulatory protein, protein MGEQFAETHMRRPVITARAAATFEPVGRSVAAARTFVRDTLQGWGLTDIVDDAVVLTSELVTNAVVHAGTTADVVCIRADTGVRVEVADRYPEREVPLQSNGGHHFGNPDREGGRGLLLCAALAGRWGVEYTATHKQVWFQLDFPDRPAGTRAAGPALPSSALPIADARVRVGVVQVDSGGLISSWNDDAQELFGYPPEQVIGKPLTDLAAWPHTPGTGTGVAEALLLSRWEGSYGIRGADGRVAPVYASHLRIRDAEGEPSTVCLLVGERERAVLQSPMRGANADTADTSDRGQATDAFEVFIGSPAPDDLDGLLQRTVERARDMLDGDAAYLLLATDDETELEVRASTGLPSARQRFARVPVEAGTGRYGSARMPAVHEDLSAVPGAVPLLVNTGMRSVVTVPLKVEGRLTGSLGVAAESPARYSNEEALRLQFAADRIALAVERARLTELERLRRGSLSFLVEASDLLAGTLDRDQTLALMAQMTVPTLASWCAVYTVADQASEPELSYVLHEDEDRIDGLKALLMKIDPPEQVPTGGARSWSGPYDAAHAAALRTSLRSLSLGDSARPSSGPGASLATASAVGGETVVLPLVARNRVIGMLILGKPTDEHFRQENLELAEDLSRRAALALDNARLYSERTAISQSLQRSLLPPEQPEVPGVEVEVIYRAAGEGNEVGGDFYDLFPIRDGAYGFAIGDVCGTGPEAAAVTGLARHALRLLAREGFGGPAVLERLNAAILDEGARSRFLTLLYGELWPQHDGSAVLKVVCAGHPLPLRLRQDGSVEAAAEPQPLLGVMEDLELYEQTVTLDPGDVLLCVTDGVTERREGTRMLGDDGLIDVLTTCTGLTAGAVAARVLRAVERFAAEPPSDDMAILAMRVPEPADS, encoded by the coding sequence ATGGGTGAGCAGTTCGCCGAGACACATATGAGGAGACCTGTGATCACCGCGCGGGCAGCCGCCACCTTCGAGCCGGTGGGACGCTCGGTCGCCGCCGCCCGCACTTTTGTCCGGGACACCCTCCAGGGGTGGGGCCTCACCGACATCGTGGACGACGCCGTCGTCCTGACCAGCGAACTTGTTACCAACGCGGTGGTGCACGCCGGTACCACCGCCGATGTGGTCTGCATCCGCGCCGATACCGGCGTGCGCGTCGAGGTCGCCGACCGCTACCCCGAGCGCGAGGTCCCGCTGCAGAGCAACGGCGGCCACCACTTCGGAAACCCCGACCGCGAGGGCGGCCGCGGCCTGCTGCTGTGCGCGGCCCTCGCCGGCCGCTGGGGCGTCGAGTACACCGCAACCCACAAGCAGGTCTGGTTCCAGCTCGATTTCCCCGACCGCCCGGCCGGGACCCGAGCGGCCGGGCCCGCCCTGCCCTCCAGCGCCCTGCCCATCGCCGACGCCCGGGTCCGGGTCGGGGTCGTCCAGGTCGACAGCGGCGGTCTGATCAGCTCCTGGAACGACGACGCCCAAGAGCTGTTCGGCTACCCACCGGAGCAGGTCATCGGCAAGCCGCTGACCGACCTCGCGGCGTGGCCGCACACCCCCGGCACGGGCACCGGCGTCGCCGAGGCGCTCCTGCTCTCACGCTGGGAGGGCTCCTACGGCATCCGCGGCGCCGACGGCCGGGTCGCCCCCGTCTACGCCTCCCATCTGCGCATCCGCGACGCCGAGGGCGAGCCGTCCACCGTCTGTCTGCTGGTGGGCGAACGCGAGCGCGCCGTACTGCAGAGCCCGATGCGCGGTGCGAATGCCGACACCGCCGACACCTCTGACCGGGGCCAGGCCACCGACGCCTTCGAGGTCTTCATCGGCTCCCCGGCCCCCGACGACCTCGACGGTCTGCTCCAGCGCACCGTCGAGCGGGCCCGTGACATGCTCGACGGCGACGCCGCCTATCTGCTGCTCGCCACCGACGACGAGACCGAGTTGGAGGTCCGCGCCTCCACCGGGCTGCCCTCCGCCCGCCAGCGCTTCGCCCGCGTCCCCGTCGAAGCGGGCACCGGCCGCTACGGCTCGGCCCGGATGCCCGCGGTCCACGAGGATCTGTCCGCGGTGCCCGGCGCCGTTCCACTGCTGGTGAACACGGGGATGCGCTCCGTCGTCACCGTCCCGCTGAAGGTCGAGGGCCGGCTCACCGGCTCGCTCGGCGTCGCCGCCGAGTCCCCGGCCCGCTACAGCAACGAAGAGGCTCTGCGGCTGCAGTTCGCCGCCGACCGCATCGCCCTCGCCGTCGAGCGCGCCCGCCTCACCGAGCTGGAGCGGCTGCGCCGCGGCTCGCTGTCCTTCCTCGTCGAGGCGTCCGACCTCCTCGCGGGCACCCTGGACCGCGACCAGACGCTGGCGCTGATGGCCCAGATGACGGTGCCCACGCTGGCCAGTTGGTGCGCCGTCTATACGGTCGCCGACCAGGCGTCCGAGCCCGAGCTGTCGTACGTCCTGCACGAGGACGAGGACCGCATCGACGGGCTCAAGGCCCTGCTGATGAAGATCGACCCACCGGAGCAGGTTCCCACCGGCGGGGCCCGCAGCTGGTCCGGCCCCTATGACGCGGCCCACGCCGCCGCCCTGCGCACCTCGCTGCGCAGCCTCAGCCTCGGCGACTCCGCCCGCCCCTCCTCCGGCCCCGGCGCCTCGCTCGCGACCGCCTCCGCGGTCGGCGGGGAGACGGTCGTACTGCCCTTGGTGGCCCGTAACCGCGTCATCGGCATGCTCATCCTCGGCAAGCCCACCGACGAGCACTTCCGCCAGGAGAACCTGGAGCTCGCCGAGGACCTCTCCCGCCGGGCCGCGCTCGCGCTGGACAACGCGCGGCTCTACTCGGAGCGCACCGCCATCAGCCAGTCCCTGCAGCGCAGTCTGCTGCCGCCCGAGCAGCCCGAGGTCCCCGGAGTCGAGGTCGAGGTCATCTACCGCGCGGCGGGCGAGGGCAATGAGGTCGGCGGCGACTTCTACGACCTCTTCCCGATCCGCGACGGGGCGTACGGCTTCGCCATCGGCGACGTCTGCGGCACCGGACCGGAGGCCGCCGCGGTCACCGGACTCGCCCGGCACGCCCTGCGGCTGCTCGCCCGCGAGGGTTTCGGGGGCCCGGCGGTCCTGGAGCGGCTCAACGCGGCCATCCTCGACGAGGGCGCCCGCAGCCGCTTCCTGACCCTCCTCTACGGGGAGTTGTGGCCGCAGCACGACGGCAGCGCGGTGCTCAAGGTCGTCTGCGCCGGACACCCCCTGCCGCTCCGGCTGCGCCAGGACGGCAGCGTGGAAGCGGCGGCCGAGCCCCAGCCGCTGCTCGGCGTCATGGAGGACCTCGAGCTGTACGAGCAGACGGTGACGCTCGACCCGGGCGATGTGCTGCTGTGCGTCACCGACGGGGTGACGGAGCGGCGCGAGGGCACCAGGATGCTCGGCGACGACGGCCTTATCGACGTCCTCACGACCTGTACCGGCCTTACGGCGGGCGCGGTGGCCGCCCGGGTGCTGCGGGCCGTGGAGCGCTTCGCGGCGGAGCCGCCGTCGGACGACATGGCGATCCTGGCGATGCGCGTGCCCGAGCCCGCCGATTCCTGA
- a CDS encoding histidine kinase — MVQKAKILLVDDRPENLLALEAILSALDQTLVRASSGEEALKALLTDDFAVILLDVQMPGMDGFETAAHIKRRERTRDIPIIFLTAINHGPHHTFRGYAAGAVDYISKPFDPWVLRAKVSVFVDLYMKNCQLREQASLLRLQLEGGQPAAGEAKESAGLLAELSARLAAVEEQAEALSKQLDESADAAAVATAAHLERKLTGLRRALDALEPGAGSGAGQVPSQN, encoded by the coding sequence ATGGTGCAGAAGGCCAAGATCCTCCTGGTCGATGACCGGCCGGAGAATCTGCTGGCGCTGGAGGCCATTCTCTCCGCGCTCGATCAGACCCTGGTGCGGGCATCGTCAGGGGAGGAAGCGCTCAAGGCGCTGTTGACGGACGACTTCGCGGTGATTCTGCTGGACGTCCAGATGCCGGGCATGGACGGGTTCGAGACCGCGGCGCACATCAAGCGCCGGGAGCGGACCCGCGACATCCCGATCATTTTCCTCACGGCGATCAACCACGGCCCCCACCACACCTTCCGGGGCTATGCGGCCGGCGCGGTGGACTACATCTCCAAACCGTTCGACCCCTGGGTGCTCAGAGCCAAGGTCTCGGTCTTCGTGGATCTGTACATGAAGAACTGCCAGCTGCGGGAGCAGGCGTCGCTGCTGCGGCTGCAGTTGGAGGGCGGTCAGCCCGCCGCCGGGGAGGCCAAGGAGTCGGCGGGGCTGCTCGCGGAGCTGTCCGCGCGGCTCGCCGCCGTCGAGGAGCAGGCCGAGGCGCTCTCCAAGCAGCTGGACGAGTCGGCCGATGCCGCCGCCGTGGCCACCGCGGCCCATCTGGAGCGCAAGCTGACCGGTCTGCGGCGGGCGCTGGACGCGCTGGAGCCGGGTGCGGGCAGCGGGGCCGGCCAGGTCCCCTCGCAGAACTGA